Proteins encoded within one genomic window of Trichoderma asperellum chromosome 2, complete sequence:
- a CDS encoding uncharacterized protein (EggNog:ENOG41) — translation MSAESVILIGPEGSGKSTIGRIIGANLAKELYSIDRHRDELYAPYGYDKAFAEKIYEEQGLWPFYQHWKIFEYQAVSHILQNASKESDEFYGKIIDFGAGHSVYENPEELEKIEGLMRPYQNVILVMPCEDVEEAIKITEARRNHKLALNKHFLEHPSNKRLAKYTIYTKDKTAEECAESVLQIIRENAQQTSRL, via the exons atgaGTGCCGAAAGTGTAATTTTGATTGGCCCAGAGGGGTCTGGCAAGTCCACAATCGGTCGAATTATCGGTGCGAATCTTGCAAAGGAGCTGTATAGCATTGACCGCCACCGCGATGAGCTCTACGCACCATATGGCTACGATAAAGCCTTTGCGGAAAAGATATACGAAGAACAGGGCCTCTGGCCATTTTATCAACATTGGAAAATTTTTGAATACCAGGCTGTTTCACACATCTTGCAAAATGCTAGTAAAGAGAGCGATGAGTTTTATGGAAAGATTATCGATTTTGGAGCTGGACATTCGGTATATGAAAATCCAGAGGAGTTGGAAAAGATTGAGGGTTTGATGAGACCCTACCAGAACGTTATTTTGGTGATGCCTTGTGAAGATGTGGAGGAAGCTATAAAGATTACAGAGGCTCGAAGGAATCACAAACTGGCTCTCAACAAACACTTTCTGGAACATCCAAGCAATAAGAGACTTGCGAAATACACTATCTATACCAAAGATAAGACGGCAGAGGAATGTGCTGAGAGCGTGTTGCAAATTATAAGAGAGAATGCCCAGCAAACATCAAG GTTGTGA